The Coprobacillus cateniformis DNA window TGAAGTCATTGAAGAAAAGAAAGGTTTATTTTCTAAAAAGGTTGTTATTGAATGTTATACACAAAGTATGATTCAAGAATATTTAGAGAATTTTGTAAGAAAAACTCTATCTAATATGGAGTTTACTGTTGAAACAGTGACTTATGTTCAAGATGGTCGTATTTATTGTAATGTGAATACTGATAATAATTCTATCTTAATTGGAAAGAATGGTATTATTTTAAGAGCTTTAAGTTTTATTGCTAAGAATGCTGTTCAAAATGAATTTAAGAAAAGAATTGAAATTAGTGTAGATATCAATGGATATAAAGAAAGTCGTTATAAGAAAGTTGCTTCAATGGCTAAAAGAATTGCAAAACAAGTGCAAAGAAGTAAGGTTGAAGTTAAACTTGATCCATTACCAGCAGATGAAAGAAAAATGATTCATCAAGTTATTTCTGAATTTGATCATTTAAAAACAGAAAGTAAAGGCGAAGGTAAAAATAGATTTATTACAATTTCATATGTAGATTAATATGATAAATGACATGTTTTTATGAATATGTCATTTTCTTATGTCATAAGTTAAAAAGCATATGCTTTGATGAAATTTATAAAAAAGTTTATAGTTAAGAACACATATATGAAATTGAAATGAATAATTATAGGTTGCAAAACTTGTAAAAATAATTATCTAAGAAAGAAGGGTATATTATATGTTAAAAGAAGAAACTGTAGTGTTTTTCTTAATAAATGGTTATATAATGTCAGGAAGAGTTATAAATATTGAAGGAAATGATGAAGATTATAATTTTAGTATTGAAGGATATGCTGGTTGTTCTGGTCCACATATTATTGCATCTAGGCAAATTCACCATACAGTTTTTCTTACGCAAGAAGAAGCAAAAAAGTATAAAAATAATCCTCAGATGTATTTATCATCATATTGTTAATGTGAAAAGAGTTCTTATGATTTGATAGATATTTGATGAAGATATTGTTATACTATATCTAAAGTAGGTGATGAAATGAAAACAGCTTCATATTTAATTAAGCCAGCCTCATCAATATGTAATATGAATTGTCAATATTGTTTTTATAGCGATGTTTCTAAACAAAGAAGAAATTATTCAAAAGGAATAATGTCTAAGGAAACTGTTGAAATGCTTATAGATAAGGCATTGGCTGATGCACAAGAAATAACTTTTGCATTTCAGGGTGGAGAACCAACAATGGCTGGTCTTAATTATTTTATTCATTTTGTTGAATATGTTGAAAAATTAAAAAAAGAACATATTATTCATTATGCGATTCAAACAAATGGATATTGTTTAAATGATGAATGGATATCATTCTTTGATAAATATCATTTTTTAGTGGGAATATCACTTGATGGTTATAAAAATATACATGATCAAGTTAGATTAAAAGGAACGCAACCTACTTTTGAAAAGATACTTAATCATATACAAAAGATTCAACAAACAAATATTGACTATAATATTTTGACTGTTGTTACATCACAAATGGTACCATTTGCTAAAGACATATATAAGTTTTATAAAGAACAGGGTTTTGAATATATACAGTTTATCCCATGTTTACCTGAATTAGATCATTCAACTGAACATTATGACTTAAAGCCAAAAGATTTTTATAATTTTTATCATGACATTTTTCAATTATGGTATGAAGATTTAAAACATGGACATTATATCTCCATATCTTTCTTTGAAGATTTATTAATGATTTTTCAAGGACGTTATCCAAGAACATGTGGAATGCTAGGGGAATGTCAAATCCAATTGGTTATAGAAGGAGATGGCACAGTCTACCCATGTGATTTTTATGCATTGGATCAGTATTGCCTTGGAAATATAACAGTTAATAATATTGATGAAATAAGACAATTCAAATCAGGTCAAATTTTTCTAAAAGAAGAAAAAAGATTCTCATCAATATGTAAAGAATGTCAATTTAAAAATATCTGTCATGGACAATGTAAAAGAATGAATATAGTTTATTTTGATGATAAATATTGTGGATATCAAGAATTTTTAAAA harbors:
- a CDS encoding protein jag, coding for MMKTYEGKTEDEVVQTACLDLGVTPDQLTYEVIEEKKGLFSKKVVIECYTQSMIQEYLENFVRKTLSNMEFTVETVTYVQDGRIYCNVNTDNNSILIGKNGIILRALSFIAKNAVQNEFKKRIEISVDINGYKESRYKKVASMAKRIAKQVQRSKVEVKLDPLPADERKMIHQVISEFDHLKTESKGEGKNRFITISYVD
- a CDS encoding radical SAM/SPASM domain-containing protein; the encoded protein is MKTASYLIKPASSICNMNCQYCFYSDVSKQRRNYSKGIMSKETVEMLIDKALADAQEITFAFQGGEPTMAGLNYFIHFVEYVEKLKKEHIIHYAIQTNGYCLNDEWISFFDKYHFLVGISLDGYKNIHDQVRLKGTQPTFEKILNHIQKIQQTNIDYNILTVVTSQMVPFAKDIYKFYKEQGFEYIQFIPCLPELDHSTEHYDLKPKDFYNFYHDIFQLWYEDLKHGHYISISFFEDLLMIFQGRYPRTCGMLGECQIQLVIEGDGTVYPCDFYALDQYCLGNITVNNIDEIRQFKSGQIFLKEEKRFSSICKECQFKNICHGQCKRMNIVYFDDKYCGYQEFLKDTYQIFYSIGQGKIR